The genomic region GGTTAGAAACCCAATGTTGCTCTGCCTGAGCAGAGAATGTTGGCTAGACCAACAAAAGTATCCTCCTCCTTTAGGGCGAGGAGTATGTCAAAAACTAGATTATACACGATGCTGTAATATATTTCAACTAAAAGGCAGGGGTTACGAATTATCTACGCAACTCGTAATTTCGCCTATGATTCTTAGCTACGGCCCCTCTTGAAGGGACTGAGTGGCTGCGCGTAAATCCTATCATCTTGACAACTGCTGTGTCTGTGCACCCAGCCCCTCAGTGATGATAAGAAATTGATTTGCCTTTACCTTCGCCAGCGTTTGCTTTAAGCCACTTGGCCACGTGATTTTCACTTCTTCTGCTCTGGTTTCGGCACCCAATCCGAAGAGAAGGCGCGAGTCTTGCCCTGAAAGATAGCTGGAACCCGCTTGTACTTCTCTAATCTGGGTATGAGAGCGAGTGATTACTTCAATACGCGCCCCAATCCCATCTCGGTTGCTTTTGACACCAACGGTTCGGATTTTTAGCCAGTTGTTTTCGTTGCCTCCGTCGTTGCGAAGTAGCCCCACTTTCTGGTTCAAATTCACCACAAAGATGTCGGTATCGCCATCATTATCATAATCACCAAAGGCAGCACCTCGACCGATCTGTTTCACTGAAAAATAGGTACCACACTCCCCAGAGACATCAAGAAAAGAGGATTCCCCCGCGTTAAGAAAAAGTTGGTCGGTTTGTGCATATTCGATAGTGTCGGATTGTGACTCAATCGTCGAATAGACATGCCCGTTTGCTACAAAGAGATCCAGATCCCCATCATTGTCGGCATCGAAAAACTTGGTCCCAAATCCTAGCTTCAGGAAACTTGAGTCTCCTAAATGCTCAATATATGTGACATCAGTAAAAATACCGTTTGAATTGTTGCGGTACAACGTGTTGGTTTCACGGGAAAAGTTTGTTACGAAGATGTCTAGAAAACCGTCATTGTTATAGTCCCCAAAATCGACCCCCATTCCGCCTTCCGCGACTCCCTCCTCGTTATACGCGACCCCGGCAATAACACCGAGATCCATAAACGTCCCATCTCCCATGTTACGGTAGAGGAAATTCGGCGTTGTGTCGTTGGCGATATAGATGTCTATCCGCCCATCATTATCGTAGTCCCCACAGGTGACGCCTAGCCCTTTCCCAGTATCATTATAAACACCCGCGTGTTGCGTCACATCGACAAACGTGCCGTTTCCACTGTTTCTGTAAAGGGTGTCCGACACCCCTTTATAGACTCGTGGATTGCTATAAATCCGCCGCCCATTTGTATCATACCATTTCCCATCTTCAACAATGTCGTAATCAAGATAATTGACAACATAAAGATCCAAATTACCGTCCTGATCATAATCCACAAAGGCGCAACTCGAACTCCATCTGTCGCGGTCACCCACACCAGCATATACCGTGACATCCGTAAAAGTTCCATCGCCATTGTTCCTATATAACACATTCTCGCCAAAATTCGTGACGTACAGATCTGGATCGCCATCGTTGTCATAATCGGCAGTGCCACACCCCATCCCGTAGCCAAGATGCCCAACTCCCGCGTCAGTGGTAACATCGGAAAAGCCCCCATCCCCATCGTTCCGATAGAGCACGTTGGTAGGCGGCGTATCCGTCACAAAGCCTGGTAGAGAAGCGCTGTTAACAATGTAGAGATCGAGGTCGCCATCGTTATCATAGTCGAGGAAAGCCGCACCGGACCCCATAGTTTCCAGATAGTATAACCGCCCACTGGCACCGTTGACATGCTTGAATGTAATGCCCGCCCCTTCAGCAACATCAACAAACTTAACAGGCGTTCGCGCGTGGGTAGAAATAACGCAGGCACTTAGAGTAAACACTATCCAATACGGCATAAAACGTAAAACGCATTGCGTATTGCGTAGGGGTTCACGGATTTCCTTCCCTTTTGCCATCCTTCTCTTTGTGCTTCTGCCCTGCTTGGAGTTGCTGAACTGTTTTGAATTCATGAGCGGCTTTTTCCACATCTCCTAACCTTTCATACACTTTTCCAAGATTTTGATGAAATTTAGGGTTCTCCGCATCCAGTTGAATCGCCGTTAAAAATGACTTCATCGCTTCGAGATATTTTCCTTGAAGCGAATAGCTCATCCCAAGGTTGTTATGTCCGTTCGCCTCGCTAGGTGCGAGCCGGACCGCTGCTTCACACGCCTGCTGCATCTTTTTAAAGTGGTTGAGTCTCATATAGCATGCCGCGAGCGTATTGTAAACCTCCCTGTTGTTCGGGTTATGTTCAATGGATTTTTCCAGAGGTTTGATGGCAAGTTCAAACTTATCATATCGTAGGTGGACCAGCCCGAGCTGATACCAGAGTTCAGGATTTTTGGGGGCTCTTTGAATAGATGTTTCGAGCTGCGACACACGGTTCGCGTAGGGTTTGAGCGCTTCATATTTCTTAATCTGCTCAAGGCCTTTTTTAACATTCCCTACTCGGATGTAGGCGGTACCCAGACTGTAGTATGCACGGATATGATCTGGATTCAACTGAATTGCCTGTTCAAATAACCGAATCGCATCGTCAAACTTGTTCTGCTTCAGATAAACCATTCCGAGGTCGTAATATGGATGATAGTCATTATCTAAGTCGGTGGGTTCAAGTTCAATGGCGCGGTGCAATGCTCGTATTGCTTCCTGATACGCATTTTGTCTGAAATAGGCGATACCGAGCATCTGATGTGCACGGGCATGATTGGGAACTAATTGGATCACGGTTTGAAATACTTCAATTGCTTCCGTTGTTTGGGCAAGATCGGTTAAATAAACGGTTCCAAGCGCATTGTAAGCTTCTTCACGACTCGGGTCGATTTGGATGGCCTCCTTGAACGCTTCAACAGCGCCCAAGTAATTCTCACTTCTGATAAGCTCTAAACCACGGTTATAATATTTGACAAAATCGGGTGAGAATTCAGCCTCGATGGGATTGGGACTTAGGGTCCCGTGTTCTTTCCCTTGGACATCAACGGCCGCTATCAGGACGAAAACGACACAGAAAATAGTGAGATGCTTTGTCATCATATGGTGTCCCAAAAAATAAAAAAAGGTAGAGACGAGGTTAAGTTCGCCCCTACCTTAATCATGTGGATTGGAGATTTTCTACCGCCCGATGCAAGGAAACCTGGACGGAGAAGATCGATCAACTTATAGAGGCCCAGGACACCCACTTTTGGAATCATAGTAGTCCAGTTAATAACTAGACTTGATACGGCCCCAGCTAAGAGGGAGTTTACCCGCGGATTCGACGCTTAAAATTCCTCCATTCATCGCCTGTAAAATTTCCTCACCTGTTAAGGCTCTCGACCAGATGCGCGCCTCGTCGATTCGCCCCTCGAAGAAACGGGTCGGTCTATTTATCTGCCAACCAATGTAGAAGTTAGCGTCGGGGTCCACCGCTCCTGGACCTGCGCCCTCATTTGTTTCGACATCCAGTTTGCCATCAATATATATCTTAACCTCGGTCCTATTTTGTCGAGTAGAAGCCATATGGTGCCACTTACCATCAGCGACGTTCGTTACGCTTTTTACCTCAGGACCAACTCTATCGGTGTCATTATATCGAGTTAAGAGCAAACCCTGACTTATCTTGAGATAGTATCCACTACCATTCTCTCCCCAGGTAGTTATTATCATCTTGTGATTTTCGTCGCCTATCTCAGTTTTCGCCCAAGCTTCAAGGGTAACATCCCCTGTCCCCAGATCCAACGCAGGATGGTCAAATATTGTCAACCCCTGTTCTTTCGCAATAAGGAACTCAAGGGCAGCCTTGTTTCCTTGCGTGTCCGGTATATCGTCTGTAACCCATTTAGGACCATTTTCCAGCTTTGCAGCAAACTGGTTGGGAGCCTTAGGATGTTGTTTGGCTACACCCCCGGCCCCTTCATTCATGGGGTAGTAGAATATGACATCCTCCCAGTCAGCAGCACCATATCCCACGGCTGGAAGAAGACCTATACAAATGAATACGACCAAGCAATTGATTGTGAACTGTCCGAAGAGTTTCATCTCATATTCCTCCTTAGGATGGTGTTGGAAATCGAGCCAAGCACCTTTGTATATCGCTTCGGCGTCGCTTTGGACAGCTTTGCATCTGCGTTTGGCGTTGGCTCTTCAGAATAGTTCAATCGTCTGCCTAAACTCGATCTAAATTTCGTTCCGTGTGGGTTTGTAGACTTCCAAAGCCCACCTTCAATCCGCATACATCTAATACCTGAATTCTACACTATATTTCATACAAAAGCAACCCAATCTTGAATAATTCAATCACTCATTGTCCAGCGATGCAAGTAAAGATTTAACGTAAACAACCGCTTTTGCCTCCAAATCCTCACCCGGATATCTCGGTTGCCCCAAGTGTTCTGGATGTAAAATGCCTTGATAGTCAGCATCTCTCAAAGCGGCGATTATAGCGGGAAGATCGACCCGTCCCTCGCCGAGGGGTCCCTCCCGACCGGCAGGCCAGCGATCGGAATGGTCACGCAGCTGGCAGAAATGAATCTTATCGGCAAACTCTTCCACTAGCGACGGCACATCCCCGCCGGGAATATCCATACCGGTACACAACGTTACCCCATTCGACGGACTTAGAACCGTATTGATCAATCGACGCAGCTCCTTCCAAGTCCCGACCAAGAAAGGGCCGCCCCATCCTTCTGTCATATACCTTCTGTAATCTTCAATTTTTACCCCTTCAGCAACGGCCCGTTCACGCACACCATCTTGCAAGAGTCGGTGAAGACTGTGGTTTCCGATGCCAACACCGTTCGCTTCCGCCACCGACATCAGCTCACGGTAGATGTCAATCAAACCCTCCCAACACGCTTCTTCTTGTGCGAGATCTAACGGCTTGCCAATGTCCACGTAATGCAACACCGATGTGATGCCAACCTCTCCCAAAATTTCGATCATCCGCACCATCGCATCAATGCAATGACGGTCACGGTTCAACAAGATATCCGGATTTGTTGAACCATCACGCCAAGGCCGCGGGGGCCACTTCGCAAACCAATAGGTGGCACTCGGCACTTCGAGACCATTATCTTCCAATCTGCCTTTCAACTCCCGCAGGTGGTCTGTGGCCGGATACCCATTTTCCTCATATCCGGGTAGGGAAGCACAACTGATAAAAACGCGTTCAACGCCGAGTCGTTTGCAACGTTCAACAGTCGCTTGTACATCAGTTGAGGCACTTATTCCGATCTTCATAGGTTTCTCCTCTGTTTTGGAAGGTGAGATTTCAATACGAATCGATTAAAAATTATAGCACGGCTGTATCAAGAACAGAATGGAAATGTGTAATCAAGCAAATGGCTGAATACGCGGCGAGATGACGAGGTCGCTTAGGGAAAAAATTGGTATAAGGGGGTATCAGTCAGAATACTTAAAATGCTCCAGAGGCTACCCGCCATATAGTCTCCGAGCGCAAGCCCCAAAAAGAATGGAATTGCGCGACGATATGCGTTGAGCCCTCCATAACGCAGGATAGCAGCTTTCAATCCCCAAGTAACAAATAAGCAGCACCACAGATTCCACATTCCCCAACTACTCGCCATCACATAGCCGAGGGGATGAAGGGACCACCAGATAAAGCGCGCTCGCAAAAACATTAGCAGAACAGTTACGCCAAGTCCACCACCCATAAATGCGAGAGCGGATTGATCGGGTTCTTGAGGCGCGGTCATCCAACCTTCAAGTCGGTTATAAAAATGCCCCCACTGTATGGTTGGCCCCATATAATATCCAGATTCAGCACCATGTCGATAATAGTTATCCAATAAGAGCCAAAAAATCGTCACAGCCCCTATCAGTGTTGCTAGCAGAATCGCAACAGCTGTGTGACGCGGGTTAATATTCTGTCGCTCCGAGATCTTCAAAGCTTCCAATTGTTCTGGCATTGGATGGGTACGATTGGCGCGACTGAAATGCATGTACAGCGTGAAGACGGTGAGGGTGCCGGCACCGAGTCGGCGCGTCCCAAAGGCAGCAACGATTAGGTGGTGGGGATCGATCTGGGCCCAGTGAAAATCGTGAACCAAGAAACCCAATTCGGCGCGGAGGCGTGCAATCATCGTCCCTAATAACAGGTAAATCCCGAAAAAAATAGGAACCACCCACAACGACATGCCAGCTCTGTAGGAAAAGACCATCAAGAAGAGCATGCCGAAGAAAATTCCTGCAAATGCAAGACGATAGGGTATCGCTTCACGTGCGTCTTCCAGTTGTGACACAGCATTCTGAGGTCGGAACAGATGGCGCATCAACCGTTTGAAGTGAGCCCTACCGGTCCAAAGGGCAAATCCTAACAGCCCCACATAGACGCCGAAACCCTGTTCGCCGGCATAGGGAAACTTCGGGAGACTTTTCCAACCCATGACGCTGCCGACTATCAACTCGGCCTTGTAGACCCAGTAAAATACCCAGCACGAAAACAGTAGATCAAGCGGTATCAGAAAGCTGATACCTATTGCGAAGGGATAGAAAGAAATCCGTATACTTCCCATGGCGTCCCACGGACGCTCAGTAAAATAGTGATGAACGTCCTGACGTTTGACAGGGAGATAGGGGATGAAAGGATAGATTGAATTGAATAGGTTGATGGTACTAATCAACACAGCGATACCGAAACCAATCCACATCAGTCGATTCTTGAAAAACCTCGATCTGGGATTTGTCATTTCCATGGGAAGTTGGATGAGTGGGTAGGTCAATCGTTCATGCTCAGTCCATTGCACCCGTAACAAAGTGATGATGCACAACATCACAATCATCAACACGAAAAGGAACGAGATCCACGCAGCAGCAGGGATAAGCCATGCCTTAAAATTGTCATCCGCATAGAGGCTTGATTTTCCCTCATAGAAGCCGATTAGGGTTTCTTCATCTCGCACAGTAAGCCATTGCGGCAGGTGTTTCCAAAACAGCTCGCGCCAGTCGTTTTCGGGCGTAGCAAACCGAAATGGATGCCCCAAGATCGGAATCAAGATTTCCATGATGTCGTAGGAGCAGAGACAGGTGACAATACATAACATAAAATAGACGGTGAAGAACTCTTGCTGAGACAGAGTAAGCGTCGGGGAGATTTTGCCAAGAGCGCGTCCAATGAGGAGGAGCCAGAAGAGGATGAAAATCACATTAAACAGCGGGTGTGTCCAGGTGGGGAATGTGTATCGAACCACTTCAAGTTCGATGATCCAATACACATTGATCGGCGTGAGCACCAGAGCAACGACAAAGGATTTGAGCGTTAAACCACTTTGGAAGGTAGTAGGCGTGTCTTTCATGGGTGTGTACCTTTGGCAAGTGGATTTTTCCTAACCAATGGTGCTAGCTTAATTTGGAAATTATGAGATAGTTTCCTCAATTCTACTGTCAATCGGGATGACAAGCCCTACCCGATCAACCGGAGGCACCCAAACTGACGACTATTATAGATTTTATCACACAATTGTTCCGTTGGGTAGATTATAAACTCACACAACAGACAATACAGACAATTCGGCGACGGTTCATAGTTCATTCCAAATAACGTCTGTGAGTTTTGGATAGCTTAAAAAGGCTTTCAGCCAATATTAGGTAATTTATTAAAAATATTGATAATGTTAAATATATATCCAATTTTATTAACATAGAATAATATTTGTATTGTTAAATTCAATGATTGAGGATATAATACCCAAACTGTCTCGCTATATTCGCTGTAGGATTCCACCTTACTTTATCGCGGGGACACTATTGAAATCAATGCACAAAGCAGTATAGGGGAGGAGTTCAGGTGAAAACAGTGTCCGGACGCCTCTGGCGTCATGTGAATTTCCTAAAACTCTGGTCGGCTGAGACAATCTCTGCGTTTGGGGACGCTATATCTGAGGTAGCATTACCTCTTGTTGCGATTATAACACTTGGTGCCGGGGCACGCGAAATGGGCATTCTAAGAGCACTCGATAATGCACCGATACTCTTATTCGGGTTGTTTATCGGGGTGTGGATCGATCGAGCCAGACGGCAACCCCTGATGATGGTAACACAGCTTGGTCGGGGCATTCTCTTAGCAACAATCCCAGTAGCGACTCTTGCGGGTGCCCTTAGGATTGAACTGCTCTACTTCATCAGTTTCCTAGGTGGAATGTTGTCAGCTACTTTTACTCTAGCTACCACAACACTCCTACCCTCCCTCGTTCCGCACGAGGATTTAGTCGATGCGAACTCGAAACTTTCGGTCAGTCGATCTGCAACGAAAATCATCGGTCCTGGACTCACAGGATTCTTAGTTGAACGTATTACTGCCCCGTTTACTGTGGCGTTTAATGGACTTTCATTCCTTATTTCTGGTGCCTGCTTGGTGTTCCCCCGCTCAACGGAGTCGGTTCAAATCCGCAACCAACGTACTCAAGGAATTTGGCGTGAAATCAGTGTAGGACTTCGCACAATCTTCCTTCACCCAATCTTATCGGCGATGGTCATTGGAACGACCATTGGCAGCTTTGCTGGGGCGATACATGGAACGGTGTTTATTCTTTACTTGAATCACGAGTTAATGATAAACCCAACTTGGCTTGGCATCATTTTGGCCAGCGCGGGTGCGGGATCTCTTCTCGGTGCAGCCATCGCGAATCTAGGTGCACAGCGTTATGGACCTGGTCCAATGCTTATTGGTAGCACATTGCTTATGAGCATCGGGATGGGAATTGTACCGTTGGCGGCTGAGGTCGGTATGTTCACAATTCCAATATTGATACTGGCACAAGCATCTCAAAGCATTGGACTGACGGTTTATAGTATCAATCAAATTAGTCTCCGGCAGGCGATTACTCCACGCGAATTGCTCGGAAGAGTCAATGCCAGTCGGCGAGTGCTTGTCTTTGGTGTGATCCCATTTGGTGCAATGATCAGTGGAGCCCTAGGTGAAACGATAGGACTGCAACTCACACTCGTTATCGGTGCGGTCGTGGCGTTCTTTTCCTTTGTTTTCCACCTGACGTCACCCTTACGTCATGTCATAGACTTTCGGAATTTGTCCACACAATAAAACTTCCATAGAATTAAACCACTGAGGTAAAGGTAAACAACTATGCGCAAACCAATCAGTAACTGTCCAATCTGCGACGGGCGGCTTGAACCTGTCAAACTGAAATGCACCGCCTGCGAAATGGCAATGGAGGGGCGTTTCCCAATCTCCAAACTTGGATTACTGCCCTCGGATCAGCAGCAATTCGTCGAAGCATTCCTTGTTGCTAGGGGCAACATCAAGGAGGTCGAAAAAGAACTGGGAATCTCATACCCAACGGTACGAAAGAAGCTGGATGAGGTCATAGACGCGCTGGGGTACGCGCCTCAACCAAAACGGCAGGAACAACTTGAGATCCTTGAAGCAATCGAACACGGAGAGATGTCTCCACAGGAAGGCATCGCAGCCATGCAAACACTGCCCCGCTCATTTCAACCAACCGAATATCCAATCATGTACGCAGCACAACGGAAGGTACTCACGCTGCTTCACGACCACAAACTCACCGTTGATGAAGCTGAAGAACTCTTGAGCGCAATGGAAACGCAGCAGTCACTGACGCCGTCAATTTCAAAGGTTGAATTAGTCGGCACAAGTAAATGGACACAGCAGTTTCGCGTGAACCTCCAGAAGATTGCTGGAACGCAATCACCCGTCCTAATCCAAGGAGAAACGGGGACGGGAAAGGAACTAATTGCCCGGATAATCCACTATAATAGCAAGTATGCAAGTGGTCCCTTTGTCCCTTTTCACATGGCAGCAGCGGCTCCAACGCTTGTTAATAGTGAAATATTTGGTCATGAACAAGGGGCTTTCACAGGGGCGGTTAGCCAGAAAAAAGGAATGCTAGAAATAGCGAATGACGGCACTGTATGCCTCGATAAAATCGATGCACTCCCACTCGAAACCCAAAATCGGTTGCACGATTTTCTGGTAAACGGTTATTTTAATCGTGTCGGCGGGACAAAACCGATTTATGCCAATGTCCGTATTATCGGCACGACCCATGGCGATCTCAAGCAGTTTGTCGATCAAAAGAGGTTCAGATCAGATCTATACTATCGACTGAGTATCTGTGTAGTGCAGTCACCACCGCTCCGAGAGCGCCTTGAAGATCTCCCGGCTCTGGTGGAGCATTTCGTCCAACAACAAGCTGAACTAGATAGCAAGAAACCACCCAAAGTATCTGGTGCAGCGATGGATCTTCTGCGCAAATATGATTGGCCGGAAAATGTGCGAGAACTGTATGGTGTAATATCAAGAGCGGTTGTGCTCTGCGAGGAAGATGAGATTACACCAGATTACCTCCCCGAACTTTCACCTTCATAGTAAACAGTTTTGTGTCGAGATGTGAATCTCGACCTACAGGTTCTGATGGATTTTTAATAACTAGGTTCTGTTGACATTTATATGCGGCGTGACCGTAATTTGTCGGTACGTCTCCAATCTTCGGGGCGAGTTGCTCCCACCTGACGGGTGGGGAGACACAACCCCTACAGACTTATGTAGGTCGATTTTCCAAAATCGANNNNNNNNNNNNNNNNNNNNNNNNNNNNNNNNNNNNNNNNNNNNNNNNNNNNNNNNNNNNNNNNNNNNNNNNNNNNNNNNNNNNNNNNNNNNNNNNNNNNNNNNNNNCTACATTTGGCAGATTAGCTGATGATTACAGCGTTTGCCGAATGAGCAGCTTCAAAATGTCAACACGCCCTAGCAACTTAGGTTAAGGATAGAGAAACCGTTTTCTAGACGTTGTTCCGATGTTTAGGAAGCGGCAAAAAACTGACTACTTCATTCACAGCATAGTATAATAACCCAAGTTGCTCATAGTAACTACGCTTCGTATGCTCTAACTAGAGTGCATAGCGAATTAAGCTGGATTAAACGGGAACCGTGAAGTTCAACACACAGCGGTAATGACACGAAAGGAAAGTTCATGAGGAAAATCGTTCTAGCTACAGCGGGAATCGTATCGCTTCTTCCGACTATCTCCTATGCACACGAAGGGGCTGGCGGCGGATTTACAGCCGGACTGACGCACCCAGTTCTTGGATTTGACCATCTTCTAGCAATGTTGAGCGTCGGGATTCTGAGCGCACAAATGGGCGGGCAAGCTATATGGAGAGTACCATTAACTTTTGTGCTTGTTATGCTCGGCGGTGGCGTTCTAGGAATAAACGGCGTACCAATGCAGTTGAATTGGGGATAGAGTTTTCTGTGCTGGCTTTAGGCGTTGCAATTGCCCTAGAAAAAAAACTACCACCACTGTTAGCTATGGTGTTTGTGGGTATCTTCGCTATTTTTCATGGTCATGCACACGGAACTGAAATGCCGTCTCTGTCCAAGCCTCTGTTCTACGCTTGCGGATTTGTGCTGGGAACCGCTGGCATTCACGTTGCGGGTGTTTTGATTGGGATTATCGCGGAAAGACTCAAGGACGGCGCACAGTTACTGCGATATGTGGGCGCCGGTATCGCCGGCATTGGATTTCATATCATTATCGGTTGATAGTCTAACAAAGCCCCGCATTTGATGGCAGTGGTGTGGTTGATATCTTATACTTCTAAACTGTTCTCGAATTTTACGTTCTTTTCTGACGACCCAGAAAAAAAGATAGAGACACCGCGTTTTCGACAAAAATTCGTTTTCTGGCGTCTTTGCAGCCGTTACGCTGGAAGCCAGGTGCCATTCATCACCAAGGCCTCCTAAACCGCCGCTCAATCCATAAGGAACTCAACTGGGATTCACTTCTAATCTTCTTCGGGTGGCGGATTCACATAGGCAGGATTTTCAATTTCCTCAACCTGTTTACCAAACTGTTCACCCGTGTAATCAGCTTGTTGAATTTTCCATCCTTCGTCGCGGTCTTTGACCATTAACGCGATTACATTACCATTAACCGCCCATCGATAGCTACCACGTAAACTAGCTTTTTTGCCGGTTGTATTGATTGCGACGCTATTGATATCAACGCTCATATTGCCGCTGCGTATGTGAAAAATACCTTCCCACCCCTTTTTAACCGCTTGCCAACCGAGGTGTTTCTCAAACGCCCCCGCCCAAAACACCCAAGCAACAAAGACATCTTCGCTCTCGCTTCGCAACCAGTAAGCCATAAATTGGTTGGAGTCCTCCGTTCCAATGGCCTCGGCGTGTAGGGTAAAAGCCTCGATAATCGCGGCTTCTTCCGCCGGATAATCAACATCAATTTGTAGGACATCGCCACCGCCCGATGTCGATGGCTGGGTTGACGGCTGTGTGGGCTGCTTATCTGCGTCATCCGCCGAATCCCCTCCACAAGCAATGAACCCCACGATAAATAGCGTACAGGTTAAGTAAATTCTAAAGCTCCGTTTCATTGTTTTCTCCTTCCTGCGGTCATGTTGTCAGCAGGCAGTCCTCCCATAGGTAATGCAACCATTGTTCACTTCTGACCATCTTCGGGTGGAGGATTTACATACGCAGGATTCTCAAGTTCATCGACTTGGTCGCCAAACTTTCTATTGGTGTAATCAACCTGCTGGATTTTCCACCCGTCGTCGCGGTCCTTCTTTACGATGGAGGCAATAAAACCGCCGCTGACCGCCCATTGATACCGACCGTATAGCGTAGCGTTTCTGGCAGTTTTATCGATTGTGATGCGCTCGAATTCAACGGACATAGGGCCGCTGCGCAGGCGAAAAATACCTTCCCACCCCTTTTTGATTGCTTTCCAGCCGAGATGCTTCTCAAATGCCCCGGCCCAAAAATCCCAAGCGACAAAGACATCTTCGCTCTCGCTTCTCAACCAATATGGCATAAATTCGTCAGGATCCTTCGTCCCGATGGCTTCGGCATGCAGGGTGAAAAGCTCGTGAATTGCTGCTTCCTCAGCTTCATAATCAACTGTAATTTGTATGGCTTCACCGCCACCGGCCGATGTCGCGGGTTTTGCAGGCTGTTCATCCGCGTCGTCGTCCGAATCCTCTCCGCATGCAATGAAACCCACGAGAAATAGCAGACAGATTAAGTAAATTGTAAACTTCCGTTCCATTGGTTCTCCCTCCTGTGGTTATGTTGGTAGCAAACAGTTCTCCGTCCGTAGCTAACTAACCCATGTTTACTTCTGCTCATCATCCGGTGGAGGATTCACATAGGCTGGATCTTTCAGTTCATCGACCTGTTTCCCAAACTTACCATTCGTGTAATCAGCCTGTTTAATTTTCCAGCCTTCTTTGCGATCTTTGACCATTAATGCGATTAGACCACCGCTAACCGCCCATTGATAGCGCCCCCGTAAGCTGGCGTTTTTGCCGGTTTTATCGATTGCAACGCTCTCGAATTCAACGGTCATTTTGCCGCTACGGATGCGAAAAATACCTACCCATCCGGTTTTGACCCCTTCCCAGCCGAGGTGTTTTTCGAATGCCCCCGCCCAAAAGTCCCAAGCGGCAAAGACATCTTCGCTCTTGCTTTTCAACCAATACTGCATAAACTCGTCAGGATCCTTCGTTTCGATAGCTTCGGCATGCAGTGTAAAAACCTCTCGAATCGCCGCTTCCTCGGCTTCAAAATCAACTATAATTTTGATGGCTTCACCGCCGCTAGTCGATGTTGCAGGCTTTGTTGGCTGCTTATCTGCGTCGTCGTCTGAATCCCCTCCGCAAGCGATGAAGCCCGCGACAACTAGCAGGCAGATTACGTAAGTGCTAGACTTCCACTTCATTCTTTTCTCCCTCCTGCGGTCATGTTGTTAGAAACCAATGTGTCACGACCCTGAACGTTTCCCATCCCCAAAGAACTTCTGTAGCCAAGCCTGAGGATATGAACCACCGGCCATTTTAACCGTATTTTAATGAAAAGTCAAGAAATTAAAGGACTAATTTTTTTATAGACCTCTGCTTGAATA from Candidatus Poribacteria bacterium harbors:
- a CDS encoding CRTAC1 family protein — encoded protein: MGSGAAFLDYDNDGDLDLYIVNSASLPGFVTDTPPTNVLYRNDGDGGFSDVTTDAGVGHLGYGMGCGTADYDNDGDPDLYVTNFGENVLYRNNGDGTFTDVTVYAGVGDRDRWSSSCAFVDYDQDGNLDLYVVNYLDYDIVEDGKWYDTNGRRIYSNPRVYKGVSDTLYRNSGNGTFVDVTQHAGVYNDTGKGLGVTCGDYDNDGRIDIYIANDTTPNFLYRNMGDGTFMDLGVIAGVAYNEEGVAEGGMGVDFGDYNNDGFLDIFVTNFSRETNTLYRNNSNGIFTDVTYIEHLGDSSFLKLGFGTKFFDADNDGDLDLFVANGHVYSTIESQSDTIEYAQTDQLFLNAGESSFLDVSGECGTYFSVKQIGRGAAFGDYDNDGDTDIFVVNLNQKVGLLRNDGGNENNWLKIRTVGVKSNRDGIGARIEVITRSHTQIREVQAGSSYLSGQDSRLLFGLGAETRAEEVKITWPSGLKQTLAKVKANQFLIITEGLGAQTQQLSR
- a CDS encoding tetratricopeptide repeat protein, with amino-acid sequence MTKHLTIFCVVFVLIAAVDVQGKEHGTLSPNPIEAEFSPDFVKYYNRGLELIRSENYLGAVEAFKEAIQIDPSREEAYNALGTVYLTDLAQTTEAIEVFQTVIQLVPNHARAHQMLGIAYFRQNAYQEAIRALHRAIELEPTDLDNDYHPYYDLGMVYLKQNKFDDAIRLFEQAIQLNPDHIRAYYSLGTAYIRVGNVKKGLEQIKKYEALKPYANRVSQLETSIQRAPKNPELWYQLGLVHLRYDKFELAIKPLEKSIEHNPNNREVYNTLAACYMRLNHFKKMQQACEAAVRLAPSEANGHNNLGMSYSLQGKYLEAMKSFLTAIQLDAENPKFHQNLGKVYERLGDVEKAAHEFKTVQQLQAGQKHKEKDGKREGNP
- a CDS encoding LamG domain-containing protein, with the translated sequence MKLFGQFTINCLVVFICIGLLPAVGYGAADWEDVIFYYPMNEGAGGVAKQHPKAPNQFAAKLENGPKWVTDDIPDTQGNKAALEFLIAKEQGLTIFDHPALDLGTGDVTLEAWAKTEIGDENHKMIITTWGENGSGYYLKISQGLLLTRYNDTDRVGPEVKSVTNVADGKWHHMASTRQNRTEVKIYIDGKLDVETNEGAGPGAVDPDANFYIGWQINRPTRFFEGRIDEARIWSRALTGEEILQAMNGGILSVESAGKLPLSWGRIKSSY
- a CDS encoding mannonate dehydratase, translated to MKIGISASTDVQATVERCKRLGVERVFISCASLPGYEENGYPATDHLRELKGRLEDNGLEVPSATYWFAKWPPRPWRDGSTNPDILLNRDRHCIDAMVRMIEILGEVGITSVLHYVDIGKPLDLAQEEACWEGLIDIYRELMSVAEANGVGIGNHSLHRLLQDGVRERAVAEGVKIEDYRRYMTEGWGGPFLVGTWKELRRLINTVLSPSNGVTLCTGMDIPGGDVPSLVEEFADKIHFCQLRDHSDRWPAGREGPLGEGRVDLPAIIAALRDADYQGILHPEHLGQPRYPGEDLEAKAVVYVKSLLASLDNE
- a CDS encoding MFS transporter, producing MKTVSGRLWRHVNFLKLWSAETISAFGDAISEVALPLVAIITLGAGAREMGILRALDNAPILLFGLFIGVWIDRARRQPLMMVTQLGRGILLATIPVATLAGALRIELLYFISFLGGMLSATFTLATTTLLPSLVPHEDLVDANSKLSVSRSATKIIGPGLTGFLVERITAPFTVAFNGLSFLISGACLVFPRSTESVQIRNQRTQGIWREISVGLRTIFLHPILSAMVIGTTIGSFAGAIHGTVFILYLNHELMINPTWLGIILASAGAGSLLGAAIANLGAQRYGPGPMLIGSTLLMSIGMGIVPLAAEVGMFTIPILILAQASQSIGLTVYSINQISLRQAITPRELLGRVNASRRVLVFGVIPFGAMISGALGETIGLQLTLVIGAVVAFFSFVFHLTSPLRHVIDFRNLSTQ